In the genome of Streptomyces globosus, one region contains:
- a CDS encoding cation:proton antiporter, with the protein MHHTTVVLIELGAIILGLGLLGRLAGRVGFSPIPLYLLGGLAFGHGGFLPLTAAEDFTATGAEIGVILLLLLLGLEYSASELVTSLKTQYPSGAVDFVLNAVPGAVAALLIGWGPVAAVALAGVTWISSSGVIAKVLGDFGRLGNRETPVVLGILVIEDLAMALYLPILTALLAGVSLAGGALTLLVSLGTVGAVLYLALRHGRVISRAVSSDSAEMLLLVVLGLTLLVAGIAQELQVSAAVGAFLVGIALSGEVAEGASTLLTPLRDLFAAVFFVFFGLSTNPADIPPVLVPALVLAAVTTLTKIATGWYAAHRAGIRSAGRWRAGGTLVARGEFSIVIAGLAVGVEPRIGPLATAYVLILVVLGPVAARWTEPLALRLTRRPAPPGPVPVPAAERIDAAHTGS; encoded by the coding sequence GTGCACCACACCACAGTCGTACTCATCGAACTCGGAGCGATCATCCTCGGTCTGGGACTCCTGGGGCGACTCGCAGGACGCGTGGGCTTCTCCCCCATACCCCTCTACCTGCTCGGCGGGCTCGCCTTCGGCCACGGCGGCTTCCTTCCGCTCACCGCCGCCGAGGACTTCACCGCCACCGGCGCCGAGATCGGGGTGATCCTGCTCCTGCTGCTGCTCGGCCTGGAGTACAGCGCCTCCGAGCTCGTGACCAGCCTGAAAACCCAATACCCTTCCGGTGCCGTCGACTTCGTGCTCAACGCCGTGCCCGGCGCGGTCGCCGCGCTCCTCATCGGCTGGGGTCCCGTCGCCGCCGTGGCGCTGGCCGGCGTCACCTGGATCTCCTCGTCCGGCGTCATCGCCAAGGTCCTCGGCGACTTCGGCCGCCTCGGCAACCGCGAGACGCCCGTCGTGCTCGGCATCCTGGTCATCGAGGACCTCGCCATGGCCCTCTACCTGCCCATCCTCACCGCCCTGCTCGCCGGCGTGAGCCTTGCGGGCGGCGCGCTCACCCTGCTCGTCTCGCTCGGCACCGTCGGCGCCGTCCTGTACCTCGCCCTGCGCCACGGGCGCGTCATCAGCCGTGCGGTGTCCTCCGACAGCGCCGAGATGCTGCTCCTCGTCGTCCTCGGGCTGACCCTCCTGGTCGCGGGCATCGCCCAGGAGCTCCAGGTCTCCGCGGCCGTCGGCGCGTTCCTCGTCGGCATCGCCCTGTCCGGCGAGGTCGCCGAGGGGGCGAGCACGCTGCTCACCCCGCTGCGCGACCTGTTCGCCGCCGTCTTCTTCGTCTTCTTCGGGCTGTCCACGAACCCCGCCGACATTCCGCCCGTCCTCGTCCCCGCCCTCGTCCTCGCGGCCGTCACCACGCTTACGAAGATCGCCACCGGCTGGTACGCGGCCCACCGCGCCGGCATCCGGTCCGCAGGCCGCTGGCGCGCCGGGGGCACCCTCGTCGCGCGCGGCGAGTTCTCCATCGTCATCGCCGGCCTCGCCGTCGGCGTCGAGCCCCGTATCGGGCCGCTCGCCACCGCGTACGTTCTCATCCTCGTCGTCCTCGGCCCGGTCGCCGCCCGGTGGACCGAGCCGCTCGCCCTCCGCCTCACCCGCCGCCCCGCGCCGCCGGGGCCGGTCCCCGTGCCCGCCGCGGAGCGCATCGACGCTGCTCACACCGGCAGTTGA
- a CDS encoding zinc ribbon domain-containing protein YjdM yields the protein MNDTLPPCPECSGTYTYEMGALLVCPECGHEWSTAPSAAPAGEPGEKVVKDAVGNVLQDGDTVTVVKALKVKGSPSGIKAGTKVRNIKLVDGVDGHDIDCRIEGFGSMQLKSSVVKKA from the coding sequence ATGAACGACACCCTGCCGCCCTGTCCGGAATGCTCCGGAACCTACACCTATGAGATGGGCGCGCTCCTGGTCTGCCCCGAGTGCGGACACGAGTGGTCGACGGCCCCGTCCGCGGCCCCCGCCGGCGAGCCCGGTGAGAAGGTGGTCAAGGACGCCGTCGGGAACGTCCTCCAGGACGGCGACACCGTGACCGTGGTCAAGGCCCTGAAGGTCAAGGGCAGCCCCTCCGGCATCAAGGCCGGCACCAAGGTGCGCAACATCAAGCTGGTGGACGGCGTCGACGGCCACGACATCGACTGCCGCATCGAGGGCTTCGGCAGCATGCAGCTCAAGTCCAGCGTGGTCAAGAAGGCCTGA
- a CDS encoding ArsR/SmtB family transcription factor, with product MMTSVDADLIRVLADPLRLRIVTLLAGETLCTTHLVEETGAKQTNLSNHLKVLREAGVVETEPCGRYTYYRLRPEAIEALAGRFAELAETARATAEANLKRSCP from the coding sequence ATGATGACGTCAGTCGACGCTGATCTGATCCGGGTTCTGGCCGACCCGCTCAGGCTCCGGATCGTGACCCTCCTCGCCGGGGAGACGCTCTGCACCACCCACCTCGTGGAGGAGACGGGAGCGAAGCAGACCAACCTCTCCAACCACCTGAAGGTGCTGCGTGAGGCGGGTGTCGTGGAGACGGAGCCGTGCGGGAGGTACACGTACTACCGCCTGCGCCCGGAGGCCATCGAAGCCCTCGCCGGTCGGTTCGCCGAACTGGCCGAGACCGCGCGTGCGACCGCCGAGGCGAACCTCAAGCGGTCCTGTCCCTGA
- a CDS encoding ArsO family NAD(P)H-dependent flavin-containing monooxygenase, with product MTHRTDVVVIGGGQSGLAAGYHLRRLGIEHVILDAQTAPGGAWQHTWASLRLFSPAAYSSLPGRLMPVQEGQLYPDAGHVAAYLADYEKRYELPVRHGVRVGAVHRVGPVLRVEADCGDWQARAVISATGTWTRPFLPAVPGRRDFTGRLLHAVQYKSPAEFAGQRVIVVGGGNSGAQIAADLAGTAELTWVTRRPPRYLADDIDGRALFDHATARRRALDTGRADTGGVASLGDIVAVPAVRAARDAGLLAAKPMFTRLTATGAEWADGSRTEAAAVIWCTGFRPALAPFAGLRLRGSRGHIATEGTRSVDEPRLHLLGYGDWTGPASATLIGVGRPAREAARQIRHLLT from the coding sequence ATGACGCACCGCACGGACGTGGTGGTGATCGGCGGCGGCCAGTCCGGGCTCGCCGCCGGCTACCACCTGCGCCGTCTGGGCATCGAGCACGTCATCCTCGACGCCCAGACGGCGCCCGGCGGAGCCTGGCAGCACACCTGGGCCTCCCTGCGCCTGTTCTCCCCGGCCGCCTACTCCTCCCTCCCCGGCCGGCTCATGCCCGTCCAGGAGGGGCAGCTCTACCCCGATGCCGGCCACGTCGCGGCGTACCTGGCGGACTACGAGAAGCGGTACGAACTCCCCGTACGGCACGGCGTGCGGGTCGGCGCCGTCCACCGGGTCGGCCCGGTGCTGCGGGTCGAGGCGGACTGCGGGGACTGGCAGGCCCGCGCCGTCATCAGCGCCACCGGCACCTGGACCCGTCCCTTCCTGCCCGCCGTCCCCGGCCGCCGCGACTTCACCGGCCGCCTGCTCCACGCCGTCCAGTACAAGAGCCCGGCGGAGTTCGCCGGGCAGCGCGTGATCGTGGTCGGCGGAGGGAACTCGGGCGCCCAGATCGCCGCCGACCTCGCCGGTACCGCCGAGCTGACCTGGGTGACCCGGCGACCGCCGCGCTACCTCGCCGACGACATCGACGGCCGGGCCCTCTTCGACCACGCCACCGCCCGGCGCCGGGCCCTTGACACAGGCCGCGCGGACACCGGCGGAGTCGCCTCCCTCGGCGACATCGTCGCCGTCCCCGCCGTCCGTGCAGCCCGAGACGCCGGGCTCCTGGCCGCGAAGCCGATGTTCACCCGCCTCACGGCGACCGGCGCAGAGTGGGCCGACGGCAGCCGCACCGAGGCCGCAGCGGTCATCTGGTGCACCGGCTTCCGCCCTGCGCTGGCCCCCTTCGCCGGCCTGCGCCTGCGGGGCAGCCGCGGACACATCGCCACCGAAGGCACCCGCTCCGTGGACGAGCCGCGCCTGCACCTCCTCGGCTACGGCGACTGGACCGGCCCCGCCTCCGCCACACTCATCGGCGTCGGCCGACCGGCCCGCGAAGCCGCCCGGCAGATCCGGCACCTCCTCACCTGA
- a CDS encoding cation:proton antiporter regulatory subunit, translating into MSTTPLPGIGVQYDLTTREHQHLSVIAHLDGTRTVNVYRSDDPDACAQSLHLTSGEADTLVDALMPAHHSPNLLSTTGLGLVAERVELSSGAYWNGRTLGETQMRTETGASVVAVLRRAEAIPSPTPAFRLAGGDTLIVIGTREGVEAAAAILGRE; encoded by the coding sequence ATGAGCACCACGCCGCTGCCCGGCATCGGCGTGCAGTACGACCTCACCACGCGTGAACACCAGCATCTGTCGGTGATCGCTCACCTGGACGGGACGCGCACCGTCAACGTCTACCGCTCGGACGACCCGGACGCGTGCGCGCAGTCGCTGCACCTGACGAGCGGTGAGGCGGACACCCTGGTCGACGCGCTGATGCCGGCGCACCACAGCCCGAACCTGCTGTCGACGACGGGCCTGGGGCTGGTCGCCGAGCGCGTCGAGCTGTCCTCGGGGGCGTACTGGAACGGCCGGACCCTCGGCGAGACGCAGATGCGGACCGAGACCGGCGCGTCCGTCGTGGCGGTCCTGCGGCGGGCGGAGGCGATCCCGTCGCCGACGCCGGCGTTCCGGCTGGCCGGCGGGGACACCCTGATCGTGATCGGCACCCGCGAGGGCGTCGAGGCGGCCGCCGCGATACTCGGACGGGAGTGA
- a CDS encoding GNAT family N-acetyltransferase, protein MSAVHIAPLLPGHSRQVLAIYQAGIDEGNATFETAAPDWAAFDAARLAEHRFVALDEDEAVLGWVAASAVSDRCAYAGVVEHSVYVHPGARGRGVARALLDALIASTEAAGIWTVQSGIFPENAASLALHERAGFRVIGTRERIGRHRGVWRDVVLLERRSPVIG, encoded by the coding sequence GTGAGCGCCGTGCACATCGCCCCGCTGCTGCCCGGGCACTCCCGGCAGGTCCTTGCGATCTACCAGGCGGGAATCGACGAGGGCAACGCCACCTTCGAGACCGCGGCCCCCGACTGGGCCGCCTTCGACGCCGCCAGACTCGCCGAGCACCGCTTCGTCGCGCTCGACGAGGACGAGGCGGTGCTCGGGTGGGTGGCGGCGAGCGCGGTCTCGGACCGGTGCGCCTACGCCGGTGTGGTCGAGCACTCTGTCTACGTCCACCCCGGCGCCCGGGGCCGCGGCGTCGCCCGGGCACTGCTGGATGCGCTGATCGCCTCCACCGAGGCGGCCGGGATCTGGACGGTCCAGTCCGGGATCTTCCCCGAGAACGCCGCCAGCCTCGCTCTCCACGAGCGGGCCGGCTTCAGGGTCATCGGGACTCGCGAGCGCATCGGCCGCCATCGCGGCGTGTGGAGGGACGTGGTCCTTCTGGAGCGCCGCAGCCCCGTGATCGGCTGA
- a CDS encoding cation:proton antiporter, producing MHSSAIFLIEFGAIILGLGLLGRLAGRLQFSPIPLYLLAGLAFGTGGLLPLGASEEFVAIGAEIGVILLLLMLGLEYTASDLVSNLKTQYPAGLVDFALNAVPGALAALLMGWGPVAAVVLAGVTWISSSGVIAKVMGDLGRLGNRETPVILSVLVLEDLAMAVFLPIVTALLAGVSLAAGSATLAIALAVAGAVLFVAVRYGRLISRFVSSDDPEKLLLVVLGLTLLVAGIAQQLQVSAAVGAFLVGIALSGEVAEGTHTLLSPLRDLFAAVFFVFFGLHTDPASIPPVILPALALAVVTALTKIATGYWAARRAGVGVKGRWRAGGTLVARGEFSIVIAGLAVSAGIEPELGPLATAYVLVLVVVGPLTARYTEPIAAWIGRRRSGGGPSAGQAAAAKPVRDAVGRV from the coding sequence GTGCATTCTTCCGCGATCTTCCTGATCGAGTTCGGTGCGATCATCCTCGGGCTCGGCCTGCTCGGGCGCCTGGCCGGCCGTCTGCAGTTCTCGCCCATCCCCTTGTACCTGCTGGCGGGCCTGGCCTTCGGCACGGGCGGCCTGCTGCCCCTCGGCGCGAGCGAGGAGTTCGTCGCGATCGGCGCCGAGATCGGCGTCATCCTGCTGTTGCTGATGCTGGGGCTGGAGTACACGGCGAGCGACCTCGTCTCCAACCTCAAGACGCAGTACCCGGCGGGTCTGGTCGACTTCGCCCTGAACGCCGTGCCCGGCGCGCTCGCGGCGCTGCTGATGGGCTGGGGGCCGGTCGCCGCGGTCGTGCTCGCCGGTGTGACGTGGATCTCCTCCTCCGGCGTGATCGCCAAGGTGATGGGCGACCTCGGGCGCCTCGGCAACCGTGAGACGCCGGTGATCCTCAGCGTGCTGGTCCTGGAGGACCTCGCGATGGCCGTCTTCCTGCCGATCGTGACCGCCCTGCTCGCGGGCGTGAGCCTGGCGGCGGGCAGCGCCACGCTGGCGATCGCGCTCGCCGTGGCCGGTGCCGTCCTCTTCGTGGCCGTCCGCTACGGGCGCCTGATCTCGCGGTTCGTCTCCAGTGACGACCCCGAGAAGCTGCTGCTGGTGGTGCTCGGCCTGACCCTGCTGGTCGCGGGCATCGCGCAACAGCTCCAGGTGTCGGCGGCCGTCGGCGCGTTCCTCGTCGGCATCGCCCTGTCGGGCGAGGTCGCGGAGGGCACGCACACGCTGCTGAGCCCGCTGCGGGACCTGTTCGCCGCGGTGTTCTTCGTCTTCTTCGGCCTGCACACCGACCCGGCCAGCATTCCGCCGGTGATCCTGCCGGCCCTGGCGCTCGCCGTCGTGACCGCGCTGACGAAGATCGCGACCGGTTACTGGGCCGCCAGGCGGGCCGGTGTCGGCGTCAAGGGCCGCTGGCGTGCCGGCGGCACCCTGGTGGCGCGCGGAGAGTTCTCGATCGTCATCGCGGGTCTCGCCGTCAGCGCCGGCATCGAGCCGGAGCTGGGGCCGCTGGCCACCGCGTACGTGCTGGTCCTGGTCGTGGTCGGGCCGCTGACCGCCCGCTACACCGAGCCCATCGCCGCGTGGATCGGCCGGCGCCGCAGCGGCGGCGGGCCGTCGGCCGGCCAGGCGGCCGCGGCGAAGCCCGTCCGGGACGCGGTCGGCCGCGTGTGA
- a CDS encoding MerR family transcriptional regulator: MTARESFDDRLDDDDYPAYTMGRAAAMLGTTQGFLRAIGEARLITPLRSEGGHRRYSRYQLRIAARARELVDQGTPIEAACRIIILEDQLEEAQRINAEYRRAAEASAD; the protein is encoded by the coding sequence ATGACAGCACGCGAATCGTTCGACGATCGTCTCGACGACGACGACTACCCCGCCTACACGATGGGCCGGGCCGCGGCCATGCTCGGCACCACCCAGGGCTTCCTCCGCGCGATCGGCGAAGCCCGCCTGATCACCCCGCTCCGCTCCGAGGGCGGGCACCGCCGCTACTCCCGCTACCAGCTGCGCATCGCCGCGCGGGCCCGGGAGCTCGTCGACCAGGGCACCCCCATCGAGGCCGCCTGCCGCATCATCATCCTTGAGGACCAGCTCGAAGAGGCCCAGCGCATCAACGCCGAGTACCGCCGAGCGGCGGAAGCGTCGGCGGACTGA
- a CDS encoding aquaporin, translated as MTTTEPVGAAVPAAESAAAAAGVPRPAPGATPARTPLVARAAAELVGTAALVAVVVGSGIQATGLTDDVALQLLANSTATVFGLGVLIALLGPVSGAHFNPAVTLAEWWSARRGGAGVNAREVAVYVPSQIAGAIGGAVLADAMFGQPLVKWSTHERSDANLLLGEVVATAGLILLVFGLARTDRLRFAPVAVASYIGAAYWFTSSTSFANPAVTVGRAFTDTFAGIAPSSVPGFIGMQLIGAAVGLALVAVIFMQGRTVQGQPAT; from the coding sequence TTGACCACCACTGAGCCCGTCGGGGCTGCCGTCCCCGCGGCGGAGTCCGCCGCAGCCGCCGCCGGCGTGCCCCGGCCCGCGCCGGGCGCGACCCCGGCGCGTACCCCGCTGGTCGCCCGCGCCGCCGCCGAGCTGGTCGGCACCGCCGCCCTGGTCGCCGTCGTGGTCGGCTCCGGCATCCAGGCCACCGGACTCACCGACGATGTCGCCCTGCAGCTGCTGGCCAACTCCACCGCCACCGTCTTCGGGCTCGGGGTGCTGATCGCGCTGCTCGGGCCGGTCTCCGGTGCGCATTTCAACCCGGCCGTGACGCTGGCGGAGTGGTGGAGTGCCCGCCGCGGCGGCGCCGGTGTGAACGCCCGCGAGGTGGCCGTGTACGTGCCGTCCCAGATCGCCGGTGCCATCGGGGGTGCGGTCCTGGCGGATGCGATGTTCGGGCAGCCGCTGGTGAAGTGGTCCACCCACGAGCGCTCCGACGCCAACCTGCTGCTGGGCGAGGTCGTCGCGACCGCCGGCCTGATCCTGCTGGTCTTCGGCCTGGCCCGGACGGACCGGCTGCGGTTCGCGCCCGTCGCGGTGGCCTCGTACATCGGCGCGGCGTACTGGTTCACCTCCTCGACGTCCTTCGCGAACCCGGCCGTGACCGTCGGCCGGGCCTTCACCGACACCTTCGCCGGCATCGCGCCCTCCTCGGTGCCGGGCTTCATCGGCATGCAGCTGATCGGCGCCGCGGTGGGCCTGGCGCTCGTGGCGGTCATCTTCATGCAGGGCAGGACCGTACAGGGGCAGCCCGCAACATGA
- a CDS encoding PucR family transcriptional regulator — protein sequence MQHTTQTSFLEGYGRIIAGASATGRRLTRAELESRRILGAKAAEAGHGWRALVREHLAASRVGRPGSADLDSVLSAVEQAIDAFAEGYEQAQRLVVRREEAARREFIDDLLHGRGDPGQLSARSERFGLRLSGTHAVAVAEGPAPYDETDPVPREVEAGLFARFERRRILFTTKDGRMVCVAPAEQDDVLVHFAKRAHAATDGGQVAIGRPRRGAVGIGHSYEEALNALDVARRMGFDDPLLRAADLLVFPVLARDRQALVDLVETALGPLEQARGGPQPLIHTLIAYFDTGCTAAEAARRLSLSVRALTYRLERIHTLTGLNPNDAVHRYTLHTAVIGARLLDWPARRT from the coding sequence GTGCAGCACACCACACAGACCAGCTTCCTGGAGGGCTACGGCCGGATCATCGCCGGGGCATCCGCGACCGGCCGCCGCCTGACCCGCGCCGAGCTGGAGTCGCGGCGCATCCTCGGCGCCAAGGCCGCCGAGGCGGGGCACGGATGGCGTGCCCTGGTCCGCGAGCACCTCGCGGCCAGCCGGGTCGGCCGGCCCGGGTCGGCGGACCTCGACAGCGTCCTCAGCGCCGTCGAGCAGGCCATCGACGCCTTCGCCGAGGGGTACGAGCAGGCCCAGCGGCTCGTCGTCCGCCGGGAGGAGGCTGCCCGGCGCGAGTTCATCGACGACCTCCTGCACGGCCGCGGCGACCCGGGGCAGCTCTCCGCCCGCTCCGAGCGGTTCGGGCTGCGCCTGTCCGGTACGCACGCGGTCGCGGTCGCCGAAGGGCCCGCCCCGTATGACGAGACCGACCCCGTGCCCCGCGAGGTGGAGGCCGGCCTGTTCGCCCGGTTCGAACGGCGGCGCATCCTGTTCACCACCAAGGACGGCCGCATGGTGTGCGTGGCGCCGGCCGAACAGGACGACGTCCTCGTCCACTTCGCCAAGCGGGCGCACGCGGCGACCGACGGCGGCCAGGTCGCGATCGGCCGGCCCCGCCGGGGCGCCGTCGGAATCGGCCACAGCTACGAGGAGGCGCTCAACGCACTCGACGTCGCCCGCCGCATGGGCTTCGACGATCCGCTGCTGCGCGCCGCCGACCTGCTGGTCTTCCCCGTCCTGGCCCGCGACCGGCAGGCGCTGGTGGACCTGGTGGAGACCGCGCTCGGCCCGCTGGAGCAGGCGCGCGGCGGCCCGCAGCCGCTGATCCACACGCTGATCGCCTACTTCGACACGGGGTGCACCGCCGCCGAGGCCGCGCGGCGGCTGTCCCTGAGCGTCCGGGCGCTCACCTACCGCCTCGAACGCATCCACACCCTGACCGGCCTCAACCCGAACGACGCAGTGCACCGCTACACGCTCCACACCGCGGTCATCGGCGCCCGCCTGCTCGACTGGCCGGCGAGGCGGACCTGA
- a CDS encoding NAD-binding protein has protein sequence MVVCGDDGLAHRLAAELRDVYRRQVVLVVPGDREEERSARRPARGLAGRFGAVLGALPGAAAPPAGPPEEERVASAPTEDVLLQAGADRAEALALLYENDETNLRAALAARRLNPGLRLVVRMYNRKLGQYLEELLDQAVLVAEPGIDPAALDASTTVLSDADTAAPALAATAAAGSGKVVQADGLLLRAAERTPQEGGAPSDPGLCTLALLSSTASDPAGAEGSDSSGPSAPELLPDDRTVEGAAGRGRIVLETVRHTGPAVPARRLAGRGAPLGELFSPRLRWALAGIAASVLALSLTTTVLTDADPVHAVYLTLLDLFSINDPAVEESTTRQVLQLLSGLVGLALLPLLVAGTLEALGTFRAAGVLRRPPRGLSGHVVLLGLGKIGTRVLARLRELGVPVVCVEEDPDARGIPLARSLGVPVVLGDVTDEGVLEAAKIHRARALLALTSSDTTNLEATLYARTVKGDLEVALRLYDDDFATAVHRTLRTAHPDALTRSRSVTHLAAPAFAGAMMGRQILGAIPVERRVLVFAALVVAGHPHLEGRTVAEAFRPGVWRVLALDTADPRARRPDLAHPPSDGDQPQLLWDLHPGYVLRPQDRVVVAATRQGLAELLRTAPSHRAAP, from the coding sequence ATGGTGGTCTGCGGCGACGACGGGCTGGCGCACCGGCTCGCCGCGGAGCTGCGCGACGTCTACCGCCGGCAGGTCGTCCTCGTCGTCCCCGGCGACCGGGAGGAGGAGCGGTCGGCCCGCCGGCCGGCCCGCGGCCTGGCGGGCAGGTTCGGCGCGGTGCTCGGGGCGCTGCCCGGCGCCGCCGCCCCGCCCGCGGGGCCCCCGGAGGAGGAGCGGGTCGCGTCGGCGCCCACCGAGGACGTGCTCCTGCAGGCCGGCGCGGACCGGGCGGAGGCCCTCGCGCTGCTGTACGAGAACGACGAGACGAACCTGCGGGCCGCGCTCGCCGCCCGCCGGCTGAACCCCGGGCTGCGGCTCGTGGTCCGCATGTACAACCGCAAGCTCGGCCAGTACCTGGAGGAACTCCTCGACCAGGCCGTCCTCGTGGCCGAACCCGGGATCGACCCGGCGGCCCTGGACGCGTCCACGACCGTGCTCTCCGACGCGGACACCGCGGCCCCCGCCCTCGCGGCGACCGCGGCCGCCGGGTCGGGCAAGGTCGTCCAGGCGGACGGCCTGCTGCTGCGGGCCGCCGAGCGGACCCCGCAGGAGGGGGGCGCACCGTCCGACCCGGGGCTGTGCACGCTGGCGCTGCTCTCCTCCACGGCCTCCGACCCCGCGGGCGCCGAAGGCTCCGACTCCAGCGGCCCGTCCGCGCCGGAACTCCTTCCGGACGACCGCACCGTGGAGGGCGCGGCGGGGCGCGGGCGGATCGTCCTGGAGACGGTCCGCCACACCGGGCCGGCCGTTCCCGCCCGCCGGCTCGCCGGCCGCGGCGCCCCGCTGGGCGAGCTGTTCTCCCCGCGGCTGCGCTGGGCGCTCGCGGGCATCGCCGCCTCCGTCCTCGCACTGAGCCTGACCACGACCGTGCTCACGGACGCCGACCCCGTGCACGCCGTCTACCTCACGCTGCTCGACCTGTTCTCCATCAACGACCCGGCCGTCGAGGAGTCCACCACCCGCCAGGTCCTCCAGCTCCTCTCCGGGCTCGTCGGCCTCGCCCTGCTGCCCCTCCTCGTCGCCGGCACCCTGGAGGCGCTCGGCACGTTCCGGGCCGCGGGCGTGCTGCGCCGACCGCCCCGGGGCCTGTCCGGGCACGTCGTCCTGCTGGGCCTGGGCAAGATCGGCACGCGCGTCCTCGCGCGGCTGCGCGAACTCGGCGTCCCCGTCGTCTGCGTCGAGGAGGACCCCGACGCGCGCGGCATCCCCCTCGCCCGCAGCCTCGGGGTGCCCGTCGTCCTCGGGGACGTCACCGACGAGGGCGTACTCGAGGCCGCGAAGATCCACCGCGCCCGCGCGCTGCTCGCGCTCACCAGCTCCGACACCACGAACCTGGAGGCCACGCTCTACGCGCGCACCGTCAAGGGCGACCTGGAGGTCGCACTGCGCCTGTACGACGACGACTTCGCAACCGCCGTGCACCGCACCCTGCGCACCGCCCACCCCGACGCGCTCACCCGCAGCCGCAGCGTCACGCACCTCGCCGCGCCGGCGTTCGCGGGGGCCATGATGGGCCGCCAGATCCTCGGCGCGATCCCCGTCGAGCGGCGGGTCCTCGTCTTCGCCGCGCTCGTCGTGGCGGGGCATCCGCACCTGGAGGGGCGCACCGTCGCCGAGGCGTTCCGCCCCGGGGTGTGGCGGGTCCTCGCGCTCGACACGGCCGACCCGCGGGCCCGCCGGCCCGACCTCGCCCATCCGCCCTCCGACGGCGATCAGCCGCAGCTGCTGTGGGACCTGCACCCCGGGTACGTCCTGCGCCCCCAGGACCGCGTCGTCGTCGCCGCGACCCGGCAGGGCCTCGCCGAGCTGCTCCGCACGGCGCCGTCGCACCGCGCGGCCCCGTGA
- a CDS encoding APC family permease, whose protein sequence is MSKPPAAAAGVPEELRRTLGVPDAVMIGLGSMIGAGIFAALAPAARAAGSGLLVGLALAAVVAYCNATSSARLAARYPASGGTYVYGRERLGEFWGYLAGWGFVVGKTASCAAMALTVGSYVWPGQAHAVAVAAVVALTAVNYAGVQKSALLTRVIVAVVLAVLAAVVVAALTSGAADAARLDVGSDATAGGVLQAAGLLFFAFAGYARIATLGEEVRDPARTIPRAIPIALGITLVVYALVAVSALSVLGPDGLAGAAAPLSDAARASGADWLVPVVRVGAAVAALGSLLALILGVSRTTLAMARDRHLPHALAAVHPRFKVPHRAELLVGAVVAVAAATGDLRGAIGFSSFGVLVYYAVANASAWTLTPDEGRPNRLVPAVGLTGCLVLAFALPSSSVVSGTAVIALGAAVYAVRRALAARG, encoded by the coding sequence ATGAGCAAGCCCCCCGCCGCCGCCGCCGGCGTCCCGGAGGAGCTGCGGCGGACGCTCGGCGTGCCCGACGCCGTCATGATCGGTCTCGGGTCGATGATCGGCGCCGGGATCTTCGCCGCGCTTGCCCCGGCGGCGCGTGCAGCCGGCTCCGGGCTGCTGGTCGGGCTGGCCCTGGCAGCTGTGGTCGCCTACTGCAACGCCACCTCCTCCGCGCGGCTGGCCGCCCGTTATCCGGCGTCCGGCGGCACCTACGTGTACGGGCGCGAGCGCCTCGGCGAGTTCTGGGGCTACCTCGCCGGGTGGGGGTTCGTCGTCGGCAAGACGGCCTCCTGTGCGGCGATGGCGCTCACCGTCGGCTCGTACGTCTGGCCGGGGCAGGCCCACGCCGTCGCGGTCGCCGCGGTGGTGGCGCTGACCGCGGTGAACTACGCCGGGGTGCAGAAGTCCGCGCTGCTGACCCGGGTCATCGTGGCGGTGGTCCTCGCGGTTCTCGCCGCCGTGGTGGTTGCGGCCCTCACCTCCGGTGCGGCGGACGCGGCCCGGCTGGACGTCGGCTCGGACGCCACGGCCGGCGGAGTGCTCCAGGCGGCGGGGCTGCTCTTCTTCGCCTTCGCCGGGTACGCGCGCATCGCCACCCTGGGGGAAGAGGTCCGCGACCCGGCCCGCACGATCCCGCGGGCGATCCCGATCGCGCTGGGCATCACCCTGGTCGTCTACGCCCTCGTCGCGGTCTCCGCGCTGAGCGTGCTGGGCCCGGACGGGCTGGCCGGGGCGGCGGCGCCGCTGTCGGACGCCGCACGGGCCTCCGGCGCGGACTGGCTCGTCCCCGTCGTCCGGGTCGGTGCCGCCGTCGCCGCGCTGGGTTCCCTGCTCGCGCTGATCCTTGGTGTCTCGCGCACCACCCTGGCCATGGCCCGCGACCGGCACCTGCCGCACGCCCTGGCCGCCGTCCATCCCAGGTTCAAGGTCCCGCACCGCGCCGAACTCCTCGTCGGCGCCGTGGTGGCCGTGGCCGCGGCGACCGGGGACCTGCGCGGGGCGATCGGGTTCTCCTCCTTCGGCGTCCTGGTCTACTACGCCGTCGCCAACGCCTCCGCCTGGACCCTCACCCCCGACGAGGGGCGCCCGAACCGCCTGGTCCCTGCCGTCGGGCTGACCGGCTGCCTCGTCCTGGCCTTCGCCCTGCCCTCCTCCTCGGTGGTCTCCGGGACCGCGGTGATCGCGCTGGGTGCCGCCGTCTACGCCGTACGCCGAGCCCTCGCCGCGCGGGGCTGA